The proteins below come from a single Nocardiopsis gilva YIM 90087 genomic window:
- a CDS encoding UTRA domain-containing protein yields the protein MTEESPAFRYPAARERVRDDTVDCDALDQFVKDAGRSPGKKLQVSREESIPSQIAERMGAKAAVVRRAVRLIDDRPVSVETSYYPADLATGTELESDEDIPRGTIRVLADHGHTQVGYRDEVVPHTLDEHEARDLTAAKGAAALCMVRTVWSRERVLRVTTTVTPMGGDVVLCYDIGEPAPAGA from the coding sequence GTGACCGAGGAATCCCCTGCCTTTCGGTATCCGGCTGCCCGCGAACGCGTCCGCGACGACACGGTGGATTGTGACGCGCTGGACCAATTCGTCAAAGACGCGGGGCGAAGTCCCGGCAAAAAACTGCAGGTCAGCCGGGAAGAATCCATTCCCTCGCAGATCGCCGAGCGGATGGGCGCCAAGGCCGCCGTGGTGCGCCGGGCGGTCCGTCTCATCGACGACCGTCCCGTCTCCGTCGAAACCTCCTACTACCCGGCCGATCTCGCCACCGGAACGGAGCTGGAGTCCGACGAGGACATCCCCCGCGGCACCATCAGAGTCCTGGCCGACCACGGGCACACCCAGGTCGGCTACCGGGACGAGGTGGTACCCCACACCCTCGACGAACACGAGGCCCGCGACCTCACCGCCGCGAAGGGCGCCGCTGCCCTGTGCATGGTGCGCACCGTGTGGTCACGCGAGCGCGTCCTCCGCGTGACCACCACGGTCACGCCCATGGGCGGCGACGTCGTCCTCTGCTACGACATCGGCGAACCGGCGCCAGCCGGAGCCTGA